The following coding sequences lie in one Miscanthus floridulus cultivar M001 chromosome 9, ASM1932011v1, whole genome shotgun sequence genomic window:
- the LOC136483661 gene encoding chlorophyll a-b binding protein CP26, chloroplastic-like: MAALAPSKILGTQLNFAGSSRYATAAPTAGAQKIVSLFSKKPSQKPKPVPVSSSSPDISDELAKWYGPDRRIFLPDGLLDRSEVPEYLTGEVPGDYGYDPFGLGKKPENFAKYQAYELIHARWAMLGAAGAVIPEACNKFGANCGPEAVWFKTGALLLDGNTLNYFGNSIPINLVVAVIAEVVLVGGAEYYRIINGLDFEDKLHPGGPFDPLGLASDPDQAAILKVKEIKNGRLAMFSMFAFFIQAYVTGEGPVENLAKHLSDPFGNNLLTVISGAAERTPSL; the protein is encoded by the exons ATGGCGGCGCTCGCTCCATCGAAGATTCTGGGCACCCAGCTCAACTTCGCCGGCTCCTCCCGCTACGCCACCGCAGCACCCACCGCGGGGGCTCAGAAGATTGTCTCCCTCTTCAGCAAGAAGCCTTCCCAGAAGCCGAAGCCCGTTCCAGTATCGTCCTCTTCTCCAGACATCAGCGACGAGCTCGCCAAGTGGTATG GTCCTGACAGGAGGATCTTCCTGCCGGATGGGCTCTTGGACCGCTCGGAGGTGCCGGAGTACCTCACCGGAGAGGTCCCTGGAGA CTATGGCTACGACCCTTTTGGCCTGGGCAAGAAACCAGAGAACTTCGCCAA GTACCAGGCCTACGAGCTGATCCATGCCAGATGGGCCATGCTCGGTGCCGCTGGCGCTGTCATCCCAGAGGCCTGCAACAAGTTCGGCGCTAACTGCGGCCCTGAGGCCGTCTGGTTCAAG ACCGGCGCCCTGCTCCTGGACGGCAACACCCTCAACTACTTCGGCAACAGCATCCCCATCAACCTGGTGGTGGCCGTGATCGCGGAGGTCGTCCTCGTCGGCGGCGCCGAGTACTACCGGATCATCAACGGACTGGACTTTGAGGACAAGCTGCACCCCGGTGGGCCCTTCGACCCGCTGGGCCTGGCCAGCGACCCCGACCAGGCCGCGATCCTCAAGGtgaaggagatcaagaacggccGGCTCGCCATGTTCTCCATGTTCGCCTTCTTCATCCAGGCCTACGTCACCGGCGAAGGCCCCGTCGAGAACCTCGCCAAGCACCTCAGCGACCCCTTCGGCAACAACCTGCTCACCGTCATCTCCGGCGCCGCCGAGAGGACGCCCAGCCTGTGA